TAAGAGGCGATACGCCAAGATGTAATTCGGTAGCAGCAGTTAGATTCCTATCTTGTGTCGTTAGCAAGAGGGGTCAAAGTCCTCCTTAGATAATTGTTCATAGATGATCAATTGTATGAACACAATGAACCAATAGAGATGTTAAAATACGCATGTAAAATCTAACAGATACGGTAGAAGATAAATGGTTGTCAAATTATTATACTGTATCATAATAGACAGCCATATATCATGGCCGTGACAGCGAGCTCAGCTTGACGTTATGGAATTGGTATCAAGAAAGTACCCTAAGTATGGACCCAGAGCATTAACCATCATAACCAGAACTATACGCGCCATTGTCAATATCTTTGCTAGTTGTAACCACTTATCGCCACTTTTCACTTTTGTGTCAGTTTGCTCTCGAGGCCCTTTTCCAACTAGGTGCCTAGCTAAACTAAAGTCCGCGTATGCTCATAGCCAAGGCTCCTCAACTTTTCAATGTGTGGTTCTTGTTCAAGCTATACTAATAGAAGGCTTGGGCACAAAGGTGATAACAATAGTTAATTCATATATCATTCAGGTTGTAGAGAATTCATATAAAGCTGGAGCCGTCTGAAATGCCGAGTGCATGGGTATGCCCTCGTCAGGCTAGATGACTGCATGTAAGCCCAGCCCATGTCGTCGCGGTGGTGGGTCGTGTCGATTTGAAGCATAAGAAAGGGGTAATGCATCGGGCACAAACGCTCCAACTTTCTCTGTGCACCATATctaatatttaattttaattagTTGTTATGTAAAGTTTGACTCAGACTTTCTAAAGCACTTTGAGGCATAACTGATCGAAATGGCTGATGAATCTAATTCACAAGCTGGAGGGAGCGCACCgaacgaagaagagaggcaagCTCAACATGACACCATAATCCGCCGACTAAGAAGTGGGTGAGTATAACATGCTGGTCATATAATTAATTCATTTTACTAAACATGCTCAGTCAACTACGTGGTCGAGCCAAGGTCGTTCTTATCACAGGTTATGCTGGGGCCGGTAAAAGCAATTTGCTCAGGTTCATCTCAAGAAGTGCAGTCCAAATCGGTTATCGCACAACAGATGGTGAGATTTGATGGATTCGTTGCGATATAACCAAGCTAATGCATTTGCACTAGGACCCGTGGACGCCTTATGCCATTTCGTCACCCTCGAGAACGAACTTTTCGTCTTTATTGATACACCTAGTTTTGGTGCTGCGGGTTACAGTGTATCTCAAGTTAAGAGCGCTATTCAAGGCGCCATTGGTTTTGCTACACGCTACTTTGGCGGAGTCCACGGCATCTTATACGTTCATAACATCGAAATTGGCCCAAAATACAGCGGAGTAACGGAGAGTCTCGAGTGTTTACGACAATTGAAACGAGAAGGGAAGCTGCCAACTCTCATCTTTGTTACAACTAAATGGGATTGTGTGCCAGATGAGAAGAGGCAGTTGTATGAAGACAGAGTCGCAGATCTTGAAAACACAACATGGGAAGAGTTTACTGACCACGGCTATATCCAATTTGGATGCAATTATGATCACAGCAGCCCCGAAACCCGACAAGCCGCAAGAGTGGCATTGGTGCAACAACTGGTAAGGCAATGTGACAGAGTCGACAATGTGTCAAAGGAGATGTCAACCTGGGAGTGGACATGGGGAGAGATTGAGACGGGGATCGCTATGGTGACGGCCAGAGCCACTGGTGATGCTTTTGCTGTCGCTGGTAGCACGCTCGTTGCCAGCAGCACTCTCACTGCTGCTGGTATGGGTTATGGACTGTTTCTTTCAGCTCCATTTACGTTTCCATTTGTGATTGCTAGGATGGCAATCGGCGTGCTATGGCCGGAGTCAAGAAATCGAAGGCTAGGAATTGGGATCGACACCACAGGGATTTAGTTTAGATCATCCAGAGTTTGAGAGAAGGTACGGAAATAGGTAGATAATGATtcagatgaaagaaatgtaTCATTCTAATTATAAAGTGATCTTGTTCTCGCTTAAGCATCGTAAGAGTCTTGCAAGATTTATGCCGGTATCTATTGAGTGTCTATAGATACGGATGGTGGCTTCGTTAAAGAAATGAAGTCGCCCTTGTCCGAGTCTATAATGGTTGTGTACATATGAAAGGTAAAGAGTGATGTAAGAGCATGAATAGCATACAGAGTGAGAGCCGTAAATTGGCTGTCCCCTGCTACTGTCCCCTGCTTTCCCTCCTGCTTTCTCTACTATTGTCCCTGCTATTTCGCCTACTGTTTCCTCCCCTATTCTCCCTGCTGTTTCCTCTCCTGTTCTCCCTACtgtttcccctcctctttccCCTCCTATCCTTCCATGGCCTGTTAGCCAGCTCGCCTTGCTCTTCAGGCTGTAGCTTGTGCAACATGAAGCCCAAAATCAGGTAATCAAAGACAACCAGAAACTCTTCAATAACAGCCATAGCAGCACGCACGCTCACTTTACCGCCAACGACGGAGAAGGTGTCATTGTTAACGAACACCGCAAGCGCAGAGTAGATGAGGCGGACGAGGATGAAAGGCCAGGCGATGGCAACGGCAATCGGGCTGTGGCGTTCTTGAAGAGGCACTCCACTTCTGTAGCTGGatgaaagaaggaagaaataTGTGATCCCTGCGAAGCCGACAATGTAGAGGATGATGCCCGCTTTGCTTGTGCCGGAAACCGTCATGGTGCCGTTGCTGTCGGTCGACCCTCCAGTGCCACCGGCAATACTAAGGATTAAGCCAAGGGTAATGAGGAGTTGAACAAAGCGAAACTGTTTAACACTGAAAAGCTGAACTCCTTTGGCGTTGACGAAGTCGATACTAGATTGTTATTAGAAGCAGATTCTGGGGAGTGATCTGTTGGGGGGCGTGCATACAATCGTGAGAGTATTCCCAAGGTAGCAAgcaagagaggagaaattCCGATAGAGTCGATGATGACAGATGCCGTAAGAAGACCGTCTGAGTGATCAGTGTGAGTGAGGAGCTGACAGATCGCGCCAGCGATCCGTACAGTACAAAGGACGACCGTATAGATCCATCCTGAGGCTCTGTGGAAGCCGTGGCGCGCGGTAACactgatggcggcgatgagaGCTGGTATGTAGATAACAAGTTCTACGATGGAGACGTAGTCTTGTGAATGAAGCCCCATGGCGAAGATTGTTGTTTGTGCCGTTGATTTGCAGGTTGCTTCTGCCGGGTCACAATACTCTGGCTCAGTGGTAGGTAAGATGCGTAAGGTGAGATAGGAATGggctggatgttgatgatagTCATATTGATTCAACAACAACCAAAAGGGAGTAGATATCACATCTATTTAAGTTCTTCAACACTGAATACAAAAGAGAATTACTATATCAACTTCTGCTGAACTGAAGCGATACAAACCACACGCGTCAACTTTATCCATAACCCATTCTAGGATGCAATTCGACGCTAAACACTTCTGCTgtttcttcattttcccttttttttaatGAGGAAAGCATCAAGCGCTAGATTTAGAGGCCTCTTAGATTGCATTCGCTGTCAATTTTACCAGTCATACTGTCCAGGGGAGCGCGAATGTCGAACAGAGAAAGTGGCTGGGCCACAACCCCACGGCTGCGCTATTCCAATTGTAGTATACGTTTCGTCGTGACGAGGCTTCAAGTTTTAGTTAAGGACCCAGCTCAAAAGGAAGGCTGCATTGCGTAAGAACGGGTAGGGTACCAGTGCGCCAGCTCACTTCAGCAGTCTGCCTTGTCAGTCTGGATATGGACATGTACATATGAGTCATCTCTTAATCCTAAATACACGGTGAATCAAATGATGAAGAATAGTTTATCTAACATACAGCATCTAGTAGCTTAGGAACCTATTTAATTAcaatattttataatttgTAAGGATGGGATCGATATTCTGGTGTTAGGAATGCCCGTGACCGAACCCCATCCTGTATTAGTTTCGACATGGCCAGCGCTTGATTAATACCCATCGAATGGCCAATTTTATCCAGACAGTTCGCAATCCATTTGCGGAGATCATCGCATGCAAATCCTGAGTTTGCAGCAACCAAGAGAGGCCACATGATGGTGAGGCCGCCTGCTCCTGAAGCTTGAAAGGGTGATAGAGTGCTCACCACGTCCACCCCGTGACAAGTAGATGTGTGTGTGGCTTTTAGAGCAGAATCTTTCAGGCGTGTGTCGTCTTCTATCCCTATATCTAAGTTGTAAGGCACGCTGGCACATATATCGTCCACCAACTGAAGTGCTGTCTGGCTAGCTTGGCAAGCCAAGCTGCTGCGCTGCGAAAGGCCAATATCATCATTTTCGGAATCTTCTAGATCCTTGAGAGTATCGATAATGAGCTCTTGAATGATGATACGAATTGAACGGTAATTATTCCACATGCTGCTTGCGGGAATGCTTTGATATATGTGATAGCTGTCACCCCAGACAGCTTTGGTGATAGGCTTTCCCTCAAATACTGGAATATTGACTATAGTGTATCTCCACGAAGGAGGCACGCCAATCATTAGTGATACCAGCTCTGCATCGAGTTTCAGAGCGGTGCGGATGATTTCTGTAGGGCCAACAATGTGCCTCCTAGTTACATTGGCGCAAAAATCTGTCAATCGAGTAACTATAGTGGCGAGTTGGTCCAGGACTCGATCATTGGGATTCTGATCTCGTTGGATTCTTTCGGTTAGTTTATTGAAGACTGGTGAGCTGTATCGCTCCTGGTATATGCGACTGAGGCTCTATATTTACTTCGATGAGCATAGCcttaaaatattaaaggttCATATAAGACCTTACCACTTGACCACGTAGTTGTGTAAATAAATCTAGCCCTTCCTGCCGGGAAAGCTGTTCTGAGCCACGGATCTCTATCAACCTTGTTGCGCCTTCCATATGATGCACCCAACGGTCAATGAATGAACCGTCAGTACATGTCATGACCTTGATTTCTCAGAATTAGTTGACACTATGTTGATTATCCAGGGTTAGCTTACTTCAAATATACCAAGCATAACCACCGCTGCTAGGATACCATCCGTCTTGCACAGGACAGGATCTTTCAGGGCCAAGTTGGTCTTAGACAAGGCCGTAGTATACTCTTTTTGGGCTTTCAGCATGGTATTAGGAGACAGTCGGATATTTGATAGAGCCGCTAACGCAACGGCATTGACTGCCGCGTTGATTGCCGAGTTTTGTGAGTCTTCCATAAGAGGTAATAGATATGACATATAACTGCAACGGGGGCCTCCTGTCATGTAATTAACGTAGAGATAGCTCCTCGCAATTTCTTCCACAGGGTACGCAAGAGCAGCTGTTGGAATGGTCGCAGTCGCTTTGTCGCTGCACAACGGTCCATGATCAGTTGGATCCTCGGACACTCCATTTGAAACCAGTGTCTGAGATTTTACAATGCGCGTCGGTCCAAGGCGCCTTTTGCGCGCTGGAACTTTATAATTGCGAATAACATCGTTGCTCTGATCCTGGAAATTCAGGTCCAGCAAATTCCGGTATCCGAGACAGTTTACCTCAGCTCGCAAACACTGAGTACACGAAGGCTGTCTATGATCGCACTATGAATATTGATGATTAGCCGGCAAAATTTCGCAACCCTGACTCAGCTATTTTCTTCGTGATTAACAAGGTAATCGAGCTGTTAACTCGAAATGTATCTGCTGTCTTGAACGCATATGCGGTCTCCAGCTTGCTTGTAAGTACTAAACTTACCCTTAATCGGCGTTGCCGGCAGCGTTCGCACGCAGCGCTCGGCTTGCCGCGATAAACCATGACCTGTGTCCTCAATTACTGTTGCCAAGAGattgcca
This genomic stretch from Trichoderma breve strain T069 chromosome 1, whole genome shotgun sequence harbors:
- a CDS encoding fungal specific transcription factor domain-containing protein; the encoded protein is MVYRGKPSAACERCRQRRLRCDHRQPSCTQCLRAEVNCLGYRNLLDLNFQDQSNDVIRNYKVPARKRRLGPTRIVKSQTLVSNGVSEDPTDHGPLCSDKATATIPTAALAYPVEEIARSYLYVNYMTGGPRCSYMSYLLPLMEDSQNSAINAAVNAVALAALSNIRLSPNTMLKAQKEYTTALSKTNLALKDPVLCKTDGILAAVVMLGIFEVMTCTDGSFIDRWVHHMEGATRLIEIRGSEQLSRQEGLDLFTQLRGQVSLSRIYQERYSSPVFNKLTERIQRDQNPNDRVLDQLATIVTRLTDFCANVTRRHIVGPTEIIRTALKLDAELVSLMIGVPPSWRYTIVNIPVFEGKPITKAVWGDSYHIYQSIPASSMWNNYRSIRIIIQELIIDTLKDLEDSENDDIGLSQRSSLACQASQTALQLVDDICASVPYNLDIGIEDDTRLKDSALKATHTSTCHGVDVVSTLSPFQASGAGGLTIMWPLLVAANSGFACDDLRKWIANCLDKIGHSMGINQALAMSKLIQDGVRSRAFLTPEYRSHPYKL